In one Solanum dulcamara chromosome 1, daSolDulc1.2, whole genome shotgun sequence genomic region, the following are encoded:
- the LOC129904998 gene encoding 25.3 kDa vesicle transport protein SEC22-1-like, translated as MVKLTMIARVTDGLPLAEGLDDGRDIQDADFYKQQAKSLFKNLSMGHIEASRMSVETGPYIFHYNIEGRVCYLTMCDRSYPKKLAFQYLEDLKNEFERINGNQIETAARPYAFIKFDTFIQKTKKLYQDTRTQRNITKLNDELYEVHQIMTRNVQEVLGVGEKLDQVSQMSSRLTSESRIYADKARDLNRQALIRKWAPVAIVIGVVILLFWAKNKIW; from the exons ATGGTGAAGTTGACTATGATTGCTCGTGTGACTGATGGTCTTCCTTTAGCGGAGGGGCTGGATGATGGCCGTGATATCCAAGATGCAGATTTCTATAAGCAGCAAGCCAAGTCCTTGTTCAAGAACCTCTCTATGGGCCATATTGAGGCATCAAGGATGTCTGTTGAAACTGGGCCTTATATTTTCCA TTATAACATTGAAGGCCGTGTTTGTTATTTGACAATGTGTGACCGCTCTTATCCCAAGAAACTTGCTTTTCAATACCTAGAAGACCTCAAGAATGAGTTTGAGCGTATCAATGGGAATCAAATTGAAACTGCTGCTAGACCATATGCTTTTATTAAATTTG ATACATTCATACAGAAGACAAAGAAACTGTACCAGGACACCAGAACTCAGCGCAATATTACAAAGTTGAATGATGAACTCTACGAAGTTCATCAGATAATGACTCGAAATGTACAAGAAGTTTTAGGTGTTGGTGAAAAGTTGGATC AGGTCAGTCAGATGTCCAGTCGCTTGACATCAGAATCCCGCATATATGCTGATAAAGCTAGAGATTTAAACCGTCAG GCTCTGATTCGGAAATGGGCACCCGTCGCTATTGTCATTGGAGTTGTTATTCTCCTCTTCTGGGCGAAAAATAAGATTTGGTGA